The proteins below come from a single bacterium genomic window:
- the rlmB gene encoding 23S rRNA (guanosine(2251)-2'-O)-methyltransferase RlmB, whose translation MGHRHTLAKPKQEIVCGANPVLELIKSRPQSIDCVFIAAGSKREREAERLGKIVRVRIVERRELDGMVHEVPHQGILAVLRQAKRGHGPNEERSAKPQTSEQIDAGPDFGIATAPTFADFCKQLERAADQTENLLVVALDEVQDPHNFGAILRASACAGARAVLIAERRSAPLSIVARKASAGASERIPVIVVANLRDALQKLKKYNLWIVGTELGAKSQSLYQTELPQRAVVVVGSEGAGIRPIISQECDFHLEIPMPGKFDSLNVSQATSIVLFEFVRQGILKV comes from the coding sequence ATGGGACACAGACATACTTTGGCAAAGCCTAAGCAAGAGATTGTTTGCGGAGCAAATCCTGTCCTTGAACTAATTAAGAGTCGGCCACAATCGATTGATTGTGTCTTTATTGCCGCAGGATCGAAGCGCGAACGTGAAGCTGAAAGGCTTGGGAAAATTGTCCGCGTACGCATAGTCGAGCGTCGCGAACTAGATGGCATGGTTCACGAAGTTCCACATCAAGGAATTCTGGCTGTGTTGCGGCAAGCAAAGCGTGGGCATGGCCCTAACGAAGAGCGCTCGGCTAAACCACAAACCTCTGAGCAAATCGACGCTGGGCCTGATTTTGGAATTGCTACAGCACCGACTTTTGCCGATTTTTGTAAACAGCTTGAGCGTGCTGCAGACCAGACCGAGAATTTATTAGTTGTGGCGCTTGATGAGGTGCAAGACCCGCATAATTTTGGAGCCATTCTTCGTGCGAGTGCATGCGCTGGAGCAAGGGCTGTTTTGATCGCAGAGCGTCGTAGCGCACCATTATCGATCGTTGCCCGCAAGGCCAGTGCTGGAGCTAGCGAGCGCATTCCGGTTATTGTTGTTGCTAACTTGAGAGATGCTCTACAAAAATTAAAAAAATACAATTTATGGATTGTCGGCACAGAACTTGGGGCTAAAAGTCAGAGTTTATATCAGACTGAACTACCCCAGCGTGCGGTGGTAGTTGTTGGATCGGAAGGCGCTGGTATTCGGCCGATCATTAGTCAGGAATGTGATTTTCACCTTGAAATCCCTATGCCTGGAAAATTTGACTCGCTCAATGTAAGTCAAGCGACAAGTATTGTGCTTTTTGAATTTGTAAGACAAGGCATTTTGAAAGTATGA
- a CDS encoding TonB C-terminal domain-containing protein: protein MSRNITASILISLIAHLLCLRLLVVDKPQPESPKLYEVSLKSITDKPEAKAKPTAQTQSIVSPSQAPETKPDEQKNVRLSDKDTRAVKETIRRGDEAGDQVANQTTRSQAQKNSKQSLNAPKPSAQSVEKLTPLALDHNLAALSGEVPTNTAKQESAEKNNNTGTTLKDFLPGSKGSSMLRAGSSDFLPDVADGDVTLLNAKANKYAVFVRRVALQVFGALKQRNWQQISREDIRNIKTPAEFRAVLSPDGKLLSIEQVNQSGSSRFDEALEGAVKAGAWDKNPPSGARAENGNIIFVFQAQTWSQPSMRGIGEARYLLLGTGLL from the coding sequence ATGTCACGAAATATTACAGCTTCGATTTTGATTTCGCTCATCGCCCACCTACTATGCCTGCGTTTATTGGTTGTCGACAAGCCCCAGCCTGAAAGCCCCAAACTCTATGAAGTTTCACTGAAATCCATAACTGACAAACCTGAAGCTAAAGCTAAGCCTACAGCTCAAACGCAGTCAATTGTCTCTCCATCTCAAGCTCCAGAAACGAAGCCAGACGAACAAAAAAATGTTCGTCTAAGCGATAAAGATACTCGGGCAGTTAAGGAAACAATTCGCCGCGGAGATGAAGCGGGAGATCAAGTGGCGAATCAAACCACAAGAAGCCAAGCTCAAAAAAATTCTAAGCAAAGTCTTAACGCCCCAAAGCCAAGTGCCCAGTCAGTAGAAAAACTCACCCCTTTAGCACTTGATCATAACTTGGCTGCACTTTCTGGGGAAGTTCCAACTAATACAGCTAAGCAAGAGAGCGCAGAGAAAAATAATAACACGGGCACAACGCTGAAAGATTTTTTACCGGGCAGCAAAGGCAGCTCTATGCTTCGCGCCGGCTCTAGTGATTTTCTCCCTGATGTAGCAGATGGAGATGTAACGTTACTCAATGCTAAAGCCAATAAATATGCCGTTTTTGTACGCCGCGTAGCGCTACAGGTTTTTGGGGCGTTAAAGCAGAGAAATTGGCAACAAATCTCACGCGAAGATATTCGCAACATTAAAACACCAGCAGAATTTCGTGCCGTGCTTTCTCCCGATGGAAAACTACTTTCAATCGAGCAAGTCAATCAATCTGGAAGTTCACGTTTTGATGAAGCCCTGGAGGGGGCAGTTAAGGCAGGGGCCTGGGATAAAAATCCGCCTTCAGGAGCGCGTGCCGAGAATGGGAATATTATCTTTGTTTTTCAGGCTCAGACCTGGTCACAACCTTCGATGCGTGGCATCGGCGAAGCAAGATATCTGCTACTGGGGACCGGGCTATTGTAA
- the trpS gene encoding tryptophan--tRNA ligase: MKKEIITKHKELVFSGVQPSSGQVHLGNYLGAMRRFVTLSAKHETIICLVDLHALTSVQDPDKLSENTLSLAAAYLAIGLNPEQVTIFRQSDVIEVCELCWYLSCFFPLGLLERAHAFKDVKAQNANVNSGVMFYPVLMAADVLLYRGTKVPVGADQKQHVEMMRDVAIRVNNQCGEIFPLPEPLIEESTGVIVGLDGRKMSKRYNNYIGLFEDAKSARKKIMSIVTDSKSVEDKKDPETCNVFKLYKLLATDQEVNALAERYRAGGMGYGHAKEELFQVYERTFGPMREKYNDWMSKPEELKVILAAGAKKARAVAHHTMALLRGKLGLGEIL, translated from the coding sequence ATGAAAAAAGAGATTATTACTAAACACAAAGAGTTAGTTTTTTCTGGGGTGCAACCGTCCAGCGGGCAAGTCCACCTGGGCAACTATTTGGGGGCGATGCGGCGCTTTGTGACTTTATCAGCAAAGCACGAAACGATTATTTGTTTAGTCGATCTGCATGCGCTGACCTCTGTGCAGGATCCAGATAAGCTGAGCGAGAATACTTTAAGTTTGGCCGCCGCCTATCTAGCAATTGGTCTTAATCCAGAGCAAGTTACAATTTTTCGTCAGTCAGATGTGATCGAAGTTTGCGAGCTTTGTTGGTATTTGTCGTGTTTTTTCCCTTTAGGGCTTTTAGAGCGCGCGCATGCTTTTAAAGATGTCAAAGCGCAAAATGCCAATGTCAATTCAGGGGTAATGTTTTATCCTGTATTGATGGCCGCCGACGTACTTTTATATCGTGGCACGAAAGTCCCTGTAGGAGCCGATCAAAAGCAGCATGTGGAAATGATGCGCGATGTCGCCATCCGTGTGAATAACCAATGCGGTGAAATTTTTCCTTTGCCTGAACCATTGATTGAAGAATCAACCGGCGTAATTGTTGGCCTAGACGGGCGAAAGATGTCTAAACGTTACAATAACTATATTGGTCTGTTTGAAGATGCTAAATCGGCGCGCAAGAAGATCATGTCAATCGTAACTGATTCAAAAAGTGTTGAAGATAAAAAAGATCCTGAAACGTGTAACGTATTTAAACTTTATAAGCTCCTTGCCACCGATCAGGAGGTAAATGCTTTAGCTGAAAGGTATCGCGCCGGTGGGATGGGTTATGGTCATGCCAAGGAGGAACTATTTCAGGTCTACGAACGAACCTTTGGCCCAATGCGTGAAAAATATAATGACTGGATGTCTAAGCCCGAGGAGTTAAAGGTGATCCTAGCTGCGGGG
- a CDS encoding Glu/Leu/Phe/Val dehydrogenase, with amino-acid sequence MSTEMPLFSNALKQLDQALTYTKLHEDTVSMLRQPKTVIQFSIPVRMDNGALKVFKGYRIQYSDARGPAKGGIRFHPQVNMDEVQSLAFWMAIKCAVVNIPFGGGKGGVRVNPKELSKAELERLSRGYINGVADYIGPDRDIPAPDVYTDETVMAWMYDQYCVIKRQQLPAVITGKPVALGGSLGRGDATGRGGFYVMQALRQELALSGEAPTIAIQGFGNAGTHFAQLASAAGYRVVAVSDSKSGIYNPNGLNIEATIAEKKKTGQLVANGLEKPISNAELLELNVDVLVPAALEDQITVKNADKIKAHVVLELANGPTSFDADQILFKNGVTVLPDILANAGGVTVSYYEWVQNRAGHYWPIEKVHTELNTTISQAARDIYKFKTDRKCSVRDAAYALALARLGSAIESHGTQTYFGKA; translated from the coding sequence ATGTCTACAGAAATGCCGCTTTTTAGCAACGCACTTAAGCAGCTTGATCAAGCTTTAACTTATACAAAATTACACGAGGACACGGTTTCAATGCTGCGCCAGCCGAAAACCGTGATCCAGTTTTCGATTCCTGTGCGCATGGACAATGGCGCGCTTAAAGTCTTCAAAGGCTACCGCATCCAGTATAGCGATGCGCGCGGGCCGGCAAAGGGCGGAATCCGCTTTCACCCACAAGTTAACATGGACGAAGTCCAATCACTTGCTTTCTGGATGGCGATTAAGTGTGCCGTAGTGAATATCCCTTTTGGCGGTGGCAAGGGGGGTGTGCGTGTTAACCCCAAGGAACTTTCCAAAGCTGAATTAGAGCGCCTCAGTCGGGGCTATATTAACGGTGTCGCCGATTATATTGGACCAGATCGCGATATTCCTGCGCCTGATGTTTACACAGATGAAACAGTGATGGCCTGGATGTATGACCAGTACTGCGTGATTAAGCGTCAACAACTTCCTGCTGTCATTACTGGTAAGCCCGTTGCGCTCGGTGGTTCGCTTGGCCGAGGGGATGCCACTGGCCGTGGCGGCTTCTACGTGATGCAAGCACTACGTCAAGAGCTTGCGCTTAGCGGTGAAGCTCCAACAATTGCGATTCAAGGTTTTGGAAATGCTGGCACTCACTTTGCTCAGCTGGCCTCGGCCGCTGGCTATCGTGTTGTAGCTGTAAGTGATTCTAAATCAGGAATCTACAATCCAAACGGCTTGAATATCGAAGCGACAATCGCGGAAAAGAAGAAAACAGGCCAATTGGTTGCCAACGGGCTGGAAAAGCCGATCTCTAACGCAGAGCTCTTAGAACTAAACGTCGATGTGCTCGTTCCAGCGGCGCTTGAAGATCAGATTACAGTGAAAAATGCAGATAAGATTAAGGCTCATGTTGTACTCGAGTTAGCAAACGGCCCAACTTCATTTGACGCTGACCAAATTCTCTTTAAAAATGGCGTAACGGTGCTTCCGGATATTTTGGCAAATGCTGGCGGTGTCACAGTGTCTTATTATGAGTGGGTGCAAAATCGCGCAGGACATTATTGGCCGATTGAAAAAGTGCACACTGAGTTAAACACTACAATTTCTCAAGCTGCGCGCGACATTTATAAATTCAAAACCGATCGTAAATGCTCAGTGCGTGATGCAGCTTATGCGCTAGCGCTGGCCCGCCTTGGTTCGGCGATCGAGTCGCATGGGACACAGACATACTTTGGCAAAGCCTAA
- a CDS encoding glycerate kinase gives MISAPKKILVVPDSFKGTLSAEEASAAISRGFKRVFPQTTILEFPMADGGEGSSSIVGRIVGAEKIALAVTGPENTEVQGFYFLDTKGRAFIEMAAASGITLVDDLNHNPHKRTTFGTGELILDAVRRGAKEIFVFFGGSATSDGGVGIARALGYEFYDRFSAVMKFPEGDLREIHRIKKPQGLRLPQITAIVDVDNPLCGKTGAAYIYGPQKGLTSELVREVDAGLKFLAATVNRDLEINLEQEAGSGAAGGSSYGLRIFAGASLKRGPEFFLDLINFNDLLKDTSLVITGEGKIDSQSVKGKLFLELYQRANREKVPVLSLCGVVDVPVEELAQLDHFYAFGLGRADGMQNTGGALEALAFETAKLICSNIPNNY, from the coding sequence TTGATTAGCGCCCCGAAAAAAATCTTAGTCGTCCCTGACAGTTTTAAAGGCACTTTAAGTGCTGAAGAGGCAAGTGCTGCAATCTCACGCGGATTTAAACGCGTTTTCCCGCAAACTACAATCTTAGAATTTCCTATGGCAGACGGTGGTGAGGGGTCGAGTTCAATTGTTGGGCGAATCGTCGGCGCTGAAAAAATTGCTCTAGCAGTGACTGGCCCAGAAAACACCGAAGTTCAAGGATTTTATTTCCTTGATACCAAGGGTCGAGCCTTTATCGAAATGGCTGCGGCAAGTGGAATTACGCTAGTTGATGATTTAAATCACAATCCACATAAGCGCACTACTTTTGGCACGGGCGAGTTAATTCTAGACGCCGTTCGGCGCGGCGCTAAGGAAATTTTCGTCTTCTTCGGCGGCTCAGCAACTTCAGATGGTGGAGTGGGGATTGCCCGAGCTTTAGGCTATGAATTTTATGACCGGTTTAGCGCTGTGATGAAATTTCCAGAAGGCGATTTGAGAGAAATTCATCGCATTAAAAAGCCTCAAGGGCTAAGACTGCCGCAGATTACTGCCATCGTTGACGTAGATAACCCGCTTTGCGGAAAAACGGGTGCGGCATACATTTATGGACCACAAAAGGGCTTAACTTCTGAACTCGTCCGCGAAGTTGATGCAGGGCTTAAGTTTTTAGCTGCAACTGTGAATCGCGACTTGGAAATAAATTTAGAGCAGGAGGCAGGCTCAGGTGCAGCTGGCGGGTCAAGCTATGGTCTTCGAATTTTTGCCGGAGCTAGCCTTAAGCGTGGTCCGGAGTTCTTCTTGGATTTAATCAATTTTAACGACTTACTGAAAGATACTTCACTGGTAATTACTGGAGAGGGCAAGATTGATTCACAGTCGGTTAAAGGCAAACTTTTCCTGGAACTGTATCAGCGTGCAAATCGGGAGAAAGTTCCGGTGTTGTCACTTTGTGGTGTTGTCGATGTGCCCGTGGAAGAACTTGCGCAATTGGACCACTTCTACGCCTTTGGCTTGGGCCGTGCCGATGGCATGCAAAATACGGGAGGTGCACTTGAAGCGTTGGCATTTGAGACTGCCAAATTAATCTGTTCTAATATTCCTAATAATTACTAG
- the tatA gene encoding twin-arginine translocase TatA/TatE family subunit gives MFGLGIGELAIILIIVVIVFGVGKLPELGTGLGEGIKNFKKSYKDAKAIDVTDSAKKDEDGKVG, from the coding sequence ATGTTTGGCCTAGGTATCGGTGAATTAGCAATCATTTTAATTATTGTAGTGATTGTTTTCGGAGTAGGAAAGCTCCCCGAATTAGGCACGGGTTTAGGTGAAGGCATTAAAAATTTCAAGAAATCCTATAAAGACGCCAAAGCAATTGACGTCACTGACAGCGCCAAGAAAGATGAAGATGGTAAGGTCGGATAA